In a genomic window of Syntrophus gentianae:
- a CDS encoding energy-coupling factor ABC transporter ATP-binding protein, translating to MGDILAVKNISYRYHNTIPALVDVSLNIKEGERYAVIGANGCGKSTLLRIMSGLLTPDQGSVTFQGREVSEKSLKDGIFLRFFRAGVGYIFQDSDVQLFCPTVFDELIFGPLQLGICKRESKDRVEEVMKMLGLEGLRDRPPYMLSGGEKKRVALGSVLTMNPQVLLLDEPANGLDPRTQCFLTELIFELSQAGKTILISTHDLTLISEFQPTVAVLSEEHSIETIGSAEEILQDEDLLLKVNLIHEHMHYHGKTLHTHRHSHYVYHRHPDTEH from the coding sequence ATGGGCGATATTCTTGCCGTGAAAAATATCAGCTACCGCTACCACAACACGATTCCTGCCCTGGTGGACGTCAGTCTCAACATCAAAGAAGGAGAGCGATACGCGGTCATCGGGGCAAACGGCTGCGGAAAATCAACCCTGCTGAGGATCATGAGCGGTCTTCTTACTCCGGATCAGGGCAGCGTGACGTTCCAGGGGCGGGAAGTATCGGAAAAATCCCTGAAGGATGGAATTTTTCTTCGGTTTTTCCGGGCAGGGGTGGGCTACATCTTCCAGGATTCCGATGTGCAGCTTTTCTGCCCCACCGTTTTTGACGAACTGATCTTTGGTCCCCTGCAGCTGGGGATCTGCAAGAGGGAATCAAAAGACCGGGTCGAGGAGGTCATGAAGATGCTCGGCCTTGAAGGGCTCCGGGACAGGCCTCCCTACATGCTGTCCGGCGGAGAAAAAAAGCGGGTTGCCCTCGGCTCCGTTCTGACCATGAATCCTCAGGTCCTGCTGCTCGATGAACCGGCCAACGGCCTTGATCCAAGGACGCAGTGTTTTCTGACGGAGCTGATCTTTGAACTCAGTCAGGCGGGAAAGACGATCCTGATCAGCACCCATGACCTGACCCTCATTTCTGAATTCCAGCCCACCGTGGCCGTCCTCTCCGAGGAGCACTCCATCGAGACGATCGGTTCCGCAGAAGAAATCCTGCAGGATGAGGATCTGCTACTGAAGGTGAATCTTATCCACGAACACATGCACTACCACGGAAAGACCTTGCACACCCACCGCCATTCCCATTATGTCTATCACCGGCATCCCGATACGGAACATTAA
- a CDS encoding argininosuccinate synthase domain-containing protein has translation MIKKNYRAVALYSGGVDSTVAPLLALEDLGLQREEMLLLYVDLGGFANRKSRAEQRAKVLGLDYTSLDGRADFARNFLSQAILMNGSYWGYPLITPLSRAYIVEAAAAYLTFEGGETRYLINGCTRYQNTRYRIEKHCTLHPHFIAVTPFKYRYMTRQEKIEVLQQYGMTPGKSAGIAEDENLWGRALEGGPLNDLDDVEAKGVFHVTQDFRSSSLPPDRLSLRFADGLPIAIDSKSMSLHEIIEQCAIIGAKHGVGRIVVFEDTIPELGYKERGVYESPASAILYAAHQFIEDAVLTLSERVLKRDMDQQWAEIVYRGGWYDANRRELSDLARSFHSKVSGEVTVEVFLGHVRVLNADIPNCKILGPQAIAGHD, from the coding sequence GTGATTAAAAAAAATTATCGTGCAGTAGCCCTCTATTCCGGGGGGGTCGATTCGACGGTCGCTCCACTCCTTGCTTTAGAAGACCTCGGCCTCCAACGGGAAGAGATGCTCTTGCTCTACGTCGACTTAGGCGGTTTTGCCAACCGAAAGAGCAGGGCCGAGCAACGAGCGAAGGTCCTCGGTCTGGACTACACCTCTCTTGATGGACGAGCCGACTTCGCCCGAAATTTCTTATCGCAGGCGATTTTGATGAACGGCTCCTATTGGGGATATCCACTGATCACGCCGCTCTCCCGGGCATACATCGTCGAAGCGGCGGCTGCTTACCTCACGTTCGAGGGTGGTGAAACGAGATACTTGATCAACGGCTGTACACGATACCAGAATACGCGCTACCGGATCGAGAAACATTGCACTCTGCATCCGCACTTTATTGCGGTGACGCCTTTTAAATATCGATACATGACCCGTCAGGAAAAAATAGAAGTTCTTCAGCAATATGGCATGACACCCGGAAAAAGCGCCGGCATTGCCGAGGATGAGAACCTTTGGGGACGAGCCCTGGAAGGGGGGCCTCTGAATGACCTTGATGACGTCGAGGCAAAGGGGGTGTTTCATGTCACACAGGACTTTCGGTCATCGTCTCTCCCTCCCGATCGCTTATCCCTTCGTTTCGCGGACGGATTACCCATTGCCATCGATAGCAAATCGATGTCTTTGCACGAGATCATCGAACAGTGCGCAATAATCGGAGCAAAACATGGGGTAGGCAGGATTGTTGTCTTCGAGGACACGATCCCTGAACTCGGGTACAAGGAACGGGGCGTTTACGAATCACCGGCCAGTGCTATTCTTTACGCCGCCCATCAATTTATCGAGGACGCCGTTCTGACCCTTTCCGAACGTGTCCTGAAACGGGACATGGACCAGCAATGGGCGGAAATTGTCTATCGTGGAGGCTGGTATGACGCAAACCGCCGCGAGTTGTCAGACCTTGCCCGCAGCTTCCACTCCAAGGTATCCGGAGAAGTCACCGTCGAGGTATTTCTCGGACATGTCCGGGTCCTGAATGCGGATATTCCTAACTGCAAGATCCTGGGACCCCAGGCGATCGCAGGCCACGATTAA
- a CDS encoding cysteine hydrolase family protein, whose amino-acid sequence MSHQSSALLCIDLQREYFDPGRPLWVPEGAFVLTNTAKLVHKARHIGTPVVHVRHVSRKPGAVTFAPNSEFLEFPEDVSPRDGEYVITKSRPGAFYETALDAHLQSLGITRLFLCGLLSFMCVDTTAREAHARGYEVIFVRDATAALPIGDLSADVIHRVVCAIQGWMFSKVVCTDDAIKLLTGEPCD is encoded by the coding sequence ATGAGTCATCAGTCATCTGCACTCCTTTGTATCGATCTTCAGCGAGAGTACTTTGATCCCGGACGGCCGCTCTGGGTTCCCGAAGGCGCTTTCGTCCTGACAAACACGGCCAAACTCGTCCATAAAGCTCGGCATATCGGAACGCCAGTGGTGCATGTACGTCATGTGAGTCGGAAGCCTGGCGCGGTTACCTTCGCACCGAACAGCGAATTTCTGGAGTTTCCCGAGGATGTCTCTCCCCGGGATGGGGAGTATGTCATTACAAAATCCCGGCCGGGCGCTTTTTATGAAACCGCTTTGGATGCCCACTTGCAGTCACTTGGAATAACGCGTCTATTCCTCTGCGGTCTGCTCTCCTTTATGTGCGTGGACACGACAGCCCGTGAAGCTCACGCGAGAGGGTACGAAGTGATCTTTGTTCGTGACGCCACAGCAGCGCTTCCAATAGGCGATTTGTCGGCTGATGTCATACATAGGGTGGTTTGCGCAATCCAGGGGTGGATGTTTTCCAAGGTCGTGTGCACGGATGATGCGATAAAACTTCTTACAGGAGAGCCATGTGATTAA
- a CDS encoding rubredoxin, protein METYKCTNCNHFYNPERGDKKHGIPAGTAFKDIPNDWRCPGCGSDKSKYKLDKPRPFPGYGPTFEKKD, encoded by the coding sequence ATGGAAACATACAAGTGTACAAACTGCAATCATTTTTATAATCCGGAACGCGGGGACAAAAAACACGGTATCCCGGCAGGCACAGCCTTTAAGGATATCCCTAACGACTGGCGCTGCCCAGGGTGCGGCAGCGATAAATCCAAGTATAAGCTTGACAAACCTCGCCCCTTCCCCGGCTACGGCCCTACTTTTGAGAAGAAAGACTAA
- a CDS encoding radical SAM/SPASM domain-containing protein, which translates to MRKQTEHAEKLERMYSLEEGRVQGTGRWAKFPLFWFHLFLSYKCTRRCEYCYAFNQVGDESPLEMDEKTFSRLLEWIPEVWKVNQIKVNSVIFLGGEPLLRTDRIRKVMDSVFENTDGMQASLYTNGDLIDSVYWEDLEDIQYIITNAADTAIEELSRRMKIVSERSNVMGQTVVATLDDYNLERLLDLSRFGVENGYRLRFQRDMYRGSDGAYRTRLLKKYHELCDLLEGYIVEGYDVKMTFLLDFLIPEWESEFSPYGCGKRLVTIHPDGTVTSCIREHSRLSGTIFDPDPLKAIQCPLYYYEVSEPDIPGECRQCEVKTACQGGCPHDKLLLTGTRAGKSVLCEIHREIIPRLRFLNRLKKERVHQEN; encoded by the coding sequence ATGAGAAAACAGACGGAACATGCCGAAAAATTAGAGAGGATGTATTCTCTGGAAGAGGGAAGAGTCCAGGGAACGGGCCGATGGGCGAAATTCCCTCTCTTCTGGTTCCACTTGTTTCTGTCGTACAAGTGTACAAGAAGGTGTGAATATTGTTATGCCTTCAATCAGGTCGGCGATGAAAGTCCCTTGGAGATGGATGAAAAAACCTTTTCGCGACTGCTGGAGTGGATTCCGGAAGTCTGGAAGGTAAATCAGATCAAGGTAAATTCCGTTATTTTTCTCGGTGGCGAACCCTTGTTGAGAACGGACAGAATCAGGAAAGTGATGGATTCCGTCTTTGAGAATACCGATGGCATGCAGGCGTCCCTCTATACGAATGGGGATCTGATCGATTCCGTCTATTGGGAGGATCTGGAAGACATTCAGTATATCATCACCAATGCCGCGGATACCGCGATTGAAGAATTGTCGAGAAGGATGAAGATCGTCAGCGAGAGATCCAACGTGATGGGGCAGACGGTTGTTGCTACGTTGGATGATTACAATCTGGAGCGGCTTCTCGACCTGTCAAGGTTCGGCGTAGAAAATGGATATCGGTTACGGTTCCAAAGGGACATGTACAGGGGATCGGATGGGGCCTACAGAACAAGATTATTGAAGAAATATCATGAATTATGTGACTTGCTGGAAGGTTATATCGTTGAGGGATACGATGTCAAGATGACCTTCCTGCTGGATTTCCTGATCCCCGAATGGGAGAGCGAATTTTCTCCCTATGGTTGTGGGAAAAGACTCGTCACGATCCATCCTGACGGAACGGTCACGTCCTGTATCCGGGAACATTCCCGTCTATCGGGGACCATCTTTGACCCGGATCCTTTAAAAGCCATCCAATGTCCTCTCTATTACTACGAGGTATCGGAACCGGACATTCCCGGGGAATGCAGGCAGTGTGAGGTCAAAACGGCCTGTCAGGGAGGATGTCCCCACGATAAACTGCTCCTGACCGGTACGAGGGCGGGAAAATCGGTTCTCTGCGAGATTCACAGGGAAATTATTCCCCGGTTGAGATTCTTGAACCGACTGAAGAAAGAAAGAGTTCATCAAGAGAATTAA
- a CDS encoding 4Fe-4S dicluster domain-containing protein: protein RCPMDAIISAKKQVHIIEQDKCIRCGACFAACPPQFSAITKLVGEAVPPPPPEGQRDVVKKGKEATA from the coding sequence CGCTGCCCGATGGATGCGATCATCAGCGCGAAGAAGCAGGTTCATATCATTGAGCAGGATAAGTGTATCCGTTGCGGAGCCTGCTTTGCCGCCTGCCCGCCGCAGTTCAGCGCGATTACGAAGCTGGTCGGCGAGGCTGTTCCCCCGCCTCCGCCGGAAGGTCAGCGGGACGTCGTCAAAAAGGGCAAGGAAGCGACGGCATGA